The Juglans microcarpa x Juglans regia isolate MS1-56 chromosome 8S, Jm3101_v1.0, whole genome shotgun sequence genome has a window encoding:
- the LOC121244204 gene encoding uncharacterized protein LOC121244204 translates to MATDQDFSFPIIGDNFPCSIDSPPLWHLSPAASANSCHEEEEEANSCHEEEEEEEEEEDCFAPKPIQNSQRRSFSYVKGGGKLMNGEKEDDDEEEKMDMLWEDFNEELMCRITSCSSRSNAYASSSRDNNNMVELGCVKAMAATPKNPGTALSTRKPGMLVMMKVLKKLFLLQNSHRKLKRRGPHSHQ, encoded by the coding sequence ATGGCCACAGATCAAGATTTCAGCTTCCCCATAATCGGAGACAACTTCCCATGTAGCATTGATTCTCCACCTTTGTGGCATCTCTCTCCAGCAGCCTCTGCAAATTCCTGCcatgaggaagaggaagaggcaaATTCCTGCcatgaggaagaggaagaggaagaggaagaggaagattgTTTTGCTCCAAAACCAATACAGAATTCTCAAAGAAGAAGCTTTTCATACGTAAAGGGTGGCGGAAAATTGATGAATGGTGagaaggaagatgatgatgaagaggaaAAGATGGACATGTTGTGGGAAGATTTCAATGAAGAGCTCATGTGTAGAATTACTTCATGTAGTTCAAGATCTAATGCATATGCGTCTTCTTCgagagataataataatatggtGGAATTGGGATGTGTTAAGGCAATGGCAGCAACGCCCAAAAATCCAGGCACTGCGCTTTCGACCAGGAAGCCAGGCATGTTGGTGATGATGAAGGTCTTGAAGAAGCTTTTCTTGCTCCAAAATTCTCATCGGAAACTCAAAAGAAGAGGACCACATAGTCATCAATGA